Proteins encoded in a region of the Strix uralensis isolate ZFMK-TIS-50842 chromosome Z, bStrUra1, whole genome shotgun sequence genome:
- the LOC141937651 gene encoding TATA box-binding protein-associated factor, RNA polymerase I, subunit C-like isoform X2, whose product MEFPASLFPSYFSAGPPREEGGPSRAAGWGEQRQVLGAGPSRRQAASTFVLRRGGTGESWEAADGAAVPFLPPSASCWVPSLAPEDILYHGALRMKLRAGKSGAALNFTRQLGHFFVDHPEDAFGALGQLLHKNIYLGNSRLRRQGQDSTIRMTALKEKVNGLQIRCSCPWQHHTCHMRWISHLCRNWLFEVPLGLLADCVHEELLLQWADLLFDDSPTGGALAWLPLEDMGAHTGRLVYPGGQAMNHLCILPHGVALGREGGVRVALPLASTPDFQDVVLEELPRAQGPPVQFELNGRVWQVAAARVDGEDFVGVRSDYHCGVWRVPGRTGAAPTPLQVIRTDVPASCLTVSPHLPGELAVCTQSGAVYLWNVETGLQRLRHDPQTMFFRDHSPWRWSDFTAHPRVLSCADRTGLRCLDGRAPERCHFDLFKVGEEAGCQQGERVVLPMYLGRAHPSQHLITTQFSVYVLDERLPLVPMLKWPHMMKAPPLFAHLLPGGPGRSHKVLLGTSCTQELLLLQYRGGSQSACQLAGPPEKLHSVTGCLQHLPTQLPHRHRLLWQHLGTPSAGLAATLQEDGLQESLLVFQLSEAGDVFCQRLSHEAAQPPVPVVGDEATAAPSSSPLFEAAASGRLVPGSEGEENEEEQEEEQTFYLSNLEVIIDEEEQVEEVVVEEEEEEEVEEEKEVEEEVQAEEAAGTAAAPEEAEPPRERWPSPRPSPAVPGPAVALRSHDWLKALPEGCGEHPRQVWCPLLSQNRLFTRKEPEAPVGPSALHGRARQWLCRAMREGGRIQHWEPPAPPQPPEPAGCPEDPLSSRLMAAWSGDWGQWWEERTSFNMAQRLRERRRRHKRARGRCSLSSSFISSLTYQSELSELSDVAPPPPPPLSPSSPSVLPWENSPRDSSPPAAPVTDEALLSSQSLRRRGIPKERRKTLRDYLGLWTEAPPDPSEPPGSQASQLCTPSSQSQLSSASQPHRKRPRVGF is encoded by the exons ATGGAGTTCCCggcttctctcttcccctcctaTTTCAGCGCTggccccccccgggaggagggggGTCCCTCTCGGGCCGCCGGCTGGGGCGAGCAGAGGCAGGTGCTGGGAGCCGGCCCCAGTCGCCGCCAG gcCGCGTCGACGTTCGTGCTCCGGCGCGGCGGGACGGGCGAGAGCTGGGAAGCCGCCGACGGGGCTGCCGTGCCCTTCCTGCCTCCCAGCGCGA gctgctGGGTCCCCTCGCTCGCACCTGAGGACATCCTCTACCACGGTGCCCTGCGGATGAAGCTCCGGGCAGGCAAGTCCGGGGCTGCTCTGAATTTCACCAGACAG CTGGGCCACTTCTTTGTGGATCACCCCGAAGATGCGTTTGGCgccctggggcagctgctgcACAAGAACATCTACCTGGGCAACTCCAGGCTGAGG AGACAGGGCCAGGACAGCACCATTCGGATGACAGCCCTGAAGGAGAAAGTCAACGGTCTGCAGATCAGATG cagctgcccctggCAGCACCACACCTGCCACATGCGCTGGATCTCCCACCTCTGCCGCAACTGGCTTTTTGAGGTGCCATTGGGGCTGCTGGCGGACTGCGTGCacgaggagctgctgctgcagtgggccGACCTGCTATTTGATGACAGCCCCACGGGGGGGGCGCTGGCCTGGCTGCCCCTCGAAGACATGGGGGCACACACAGGCCGCCTGGTGTACCCTGGAGGGCAGGCCATGAACCACCTCTGTATCCTTCCCCAcggggtggccctggggagggaagggggggttcGTGTTGCACTGCCCTTAGCCAGCACCCCAGATTTCCAGGACgtggtgctggaggagctgcctCGCGCCCAGGGCCCCCCGGTGCAGTTTGAGCTCAACGGGCGCGTCTGGCAAGTGGCTGCCGCCCGGGTGGATGGGGAAG ATTTCGTCGGCGTGCGCTCGGACTATCACTGTGGTGTTTGGAGGGTGCCTGGCAGGACGGGGGCGGCCCCCACGCCGCTGCAGGTTATCCGCACTGACGTGCCAGCCTCCTGCCTCACCGTCAG CCCTCACCTCCCCGGGGAGCTGGCAGTCTGCACCCAGAGCGGAGCCGTCTACCTCTGGAACGTCGAGACGGG gctgcagcggCTCCGCCATGACCCCCAGACCATGTTTTTTCGGGACCATTCGCCCTGGCGCTGGAGCGACTTCACCGCCCACCCGCgggtgctgagctgtgctgacCGCACCGGCCTGCGGTGCCTGGACGGCCGG GCCCCCGAGAGATGCCACTTTGACTTGTTCAAGGTGGGCGAGGAAGCCGGCTGCCAGCAGGGTGAGCGTGTGGTGCTGCCAATGTACCTGGGCAGGGCtcatccctcccagcacctcatCACCACCCAG TTCTCAGTGTACGTGCTGGACGAGCGGTTGCCGCTGGTGCCCATGCTGAAGTGGCCGCACATGATGAAGGCCCCACCTCTCTTTGCCCACCTGTTGCCGGGTGGCCCTGGAAGGAGCCATAAGGTGCTGCTTGGCACATCCTGcacccaggagctgctgctgctgcaatacCGGG GGGGCAGCCAGTCGGCCTGCCAGCTGGCAGGGCCTCCGGAGAAGCTGCACAGCGTCactggctgcctgcagcacctgCCCACCCAGCTCCCACACCGCCACCGCCTGCTCTGGCAGCACCTCGGCACCCCGTCTGCTG GGCTGGCCGCCACACTGCAGGAGGACGGGCTGCAGGAGTCCCTGCTGGTTTTCCAGCTCTCCGAGGCCGGGGATGTCTTCTGCCAGAGGCTGAGCCACGAGGCAGCACAGCCCCCTGTGCCCGTGGTGGGGGATGAGGCCACGGCAGCCCccagctcttcccctctctttgaGGCTGCAGCCAGCGGCCGGCTGGTCCCGGGCAGCgagggagaagaaaatgaagaggagcaggaggaagaacaAACCTTCTATTTGTCCAACCTCGAGGTGATTATCGATGAGGAGGAGCaggtggaggaggtggtggtcgaggaggaggaggaggaggaggtcgaggaggagaaggaggtcGAGGAGGAGGTGCAGgcggaggaggcagcgggcacGGCAGCTGCCCCGGAGGAAGCGGAACCGCCCCGGGAGCGCTGGCCCAGCCCCCGGCCCTCCCCAGCGGTGCCCGGCCCTGCCGTGGCCCTGCGGTCACACGACTGGCTGAAGGCTCTTCCCGAGGGCTGCGGGGAGCACCCCCGGCAAGTCTGGTGCCCCCTCCTGAGCCAGAATCGCCTTTTCACCCGCAAAGAGCCGGAGGCACCGGTGGGCCCCAGCGCCCTGCACGGGCGGGCACGGCAGTGGCTGTGCCGGGCCATGCGGGAAGGGGGCCGCATCCAGCACTGGGAGCCCCCGGCCCCACCGCAGCCCCCGGAGCCGGCGGGGTGTCCCGAGGACCCTCTGAGCAGCCGCCTGATGGCAGCCTGGTCTGGGGACTGGGGGCAGTGGTGGGAGGAGAGGACGAGCTTCAACATGGCACAGCGGctgcgggagcggcggcggcggcacaaGCGAGCCCGGGGCCGGTGCAGCCTTTCGTCCAGCTTCATCTCCTCCCTCACCTATCAGTCTGAGCTGTCAGAGCTGAGCGATGTGgcccccccaccgccgccgccgctttcccccagcagcccctccgTGCTCCCATGGGAGAACTCCCCACGGGACAGCAGCCCTCCGGCAGCACCAGTGACCGACGaagccctgctctcctcccagaGCCTGCGCCGCCGCGGCATCCCCAAGGAGCGGCGGAAGACGCTGCGGGACTACCTGGGGCTGTGGACTGAGGCCCCCCCTGACCCCTCAGAGCCCCCTGGCAGCCAGGCCAGCCAGCTCTGCACCCCCTCCTCCCAGAGCCAGCTCTCCTCCGCCTCTCAGCCCCACCGCAAACGCCCGCGCGTGGGCTTCTGA
- the LOC141937651 gene encoding TATA box-binding protein-associated factor, RNA polymerase I, subunit C-like isoform X4, whose product MEFPASLFPSYFSAGPPREEGGPSRAAGWGEQRQVLGAGPSRRQAASTFVLRRGGTGESWEAADGAAVPFLPPSASCWVPSLAPEDILYHGALRMKLRAGKSGAALNFTRQLGHFFVDHPEDAFGALGQLLHKNIYLGNSRLRQRQGQDSTIRMTALKEKVNGLQIRCSCPWQHHTCHMRWISHLCRNWLFEVPLGLLADCVHEELLLQWADLLFDDSPTGGALAWLPLEDMGAHTGRLVYPGGQAMNHLCILPHGVALGREGGVRVALPLASTPDFQDVVLEELPRAQGPPVQFELNGRVWQVAAARVDGEDFVGVRSDYHCGVWRVPGRTGAAPTPLQVIRTDVPASCLTVSPHLPGELAVCTQSGAVYLWNVETGLQRLRHDPQTMFFRDHSPWRWSDFTAHPRVLSCADRTGLRCLDGRVGEEAGCQQGERVVLPMYLGRAHPSQHLITTQFSVYVLDERLPLVPMLKWPHMMKAPPLFAHLLPGGPGRSHKVLLGTSCTQELLLLQYRGGSQSACQLAGPPEKLHSVTGCLQHLPTQLPHRHRLLWQHLGTPSAGLAATLQEDGLQESLLVFQLSEAGDVFCQRLSHEAAQPPVPVVGDEATAAPSSSPLFEAAASGRLVPGSEGEENEEEQEEEQTFYLSNLEVIIDEEEQVEEVVVEEEEEEEVEEEKEVEEEVQAEEAAGTAAAPEEAEPPRERWPSPRPSPAVPGPAVALRSHDWLKALPEGCGEHPRQVWCPLLSQNRLFTRKEPEAPVGPSALHGRARQWLCRAMREGGRIQHWEPPAPPQPPEPAGCPEDPLSSRLMAAWSGDWGQWWEERTSFNMAQRLRERRRRHKRARGRCSLSSSFISSLTYQSELSELSDVAPPPPPPLSPSSPSVLPWENSPRDSSPPAAPVTDEALLSSQSLRRRGIPKERRKTLRDYLGLWTEAPPDPSEPPGSQASQLCTPSSQSQLSSASQPHRKRPRVGF is encoded by the exons ATGGAGTTCCCggcttctctcttcccctcctaTTTCAGCGCTggccccccccgggaggagggggGTCCCTCTCGGGCCGCCGGCTGGGGCGAGCAGAGGCAGGTGCTGGGAGCCGGCCCCAGTCGCCGCCAG gcCGCGTCGACGTTCGTGCTCCGGCGCGGCGGGACGGGCGAGAGCTGGGAAGCCGCCGACGGGGCTGCCGTGCCCTTCCTGCCTCCCAGCGCGA gctgctGGGTCCCCTCGCTCGCACCTGAGGACATCCTCTACCACGGTGCCCTGCGGATGAAGCTCCGGGCAGGCAAGTCCGGGGCTGCTCTGAATTTCACCAGACAG CTGGGCCACTTCTTTGTGGATCACCCCGAAGATGCGTTTGGCgccctggggcagctgctgcACAAGAACATCTACCTGGGCAACTCCAGGCTGAGG CAGAGACAGGGCCAGGACAGCACCATTCGGATGACAGCCCTGAAGGAGAAAGTCAACGGTCTGCAGATCAGATG cagctgcccctggCAGCACCACACCTGCCACATGCGCTGGATCTCCCACCTCTGCCGCAACTGGCTTTTTGAGGTGCCATTGGGGCTGCTGGCGGACTGCGTGCacgaggagctgctgctgcagtgggccGACCTGCTATTTGATGACAGCCCCACGGGGGGGGCGCTGGCCTGGCTGCCCCTCGAAGACATGGGGGCACACACAGGCCGCCTGGTGTACCCTGGAGGGCAGGCCATGAACCACCTCTGTATCCTTCCCCAcggggtggccctggggagggaagggggggttcGTGTTGCACTGCCCTTAGCCAGCACCCCAGATTTCCAGGACgtggtgctggaggagctgcctCGCGCCCAGGGCCCCCCGGTGCAGTTTGAGCTCAACGGGCGCGTCTGGCAAGTGGCTGCCGCCCGGGTGGATGGGGAAG ATTTCGTCGGCGTGCGCTCGGACTATCACTGTGGTGTTTGGAGGGTGCCTGGCAGGACGGGGGCGGCCCCCACGCCGCTGCAGGTTATCCGCACTGACGTGCCAGCCTCCTGCCTCACCGTCAG CCCTCACCTCCCCGGGGAGCTGGCAGTCTGCACCCAGAGCGGAGCCGTCTACCTCTGGAACGTCGAGACGGG gctgcagcggCTCCGCCATGACCCCCAGACCATGTTTTTTCGGGACCATTCGCCCTGGCGCTGGAGCGACTTCACCGCCCACCCGCgggtgctgagctgtgctgacCGCACCGGCCTGCGGTGCCTGGACGGCCGG GTGGGCGAGGAAGCCGGCTGCCAGCAGGGTGAGCGTGTGGTGCTGCCAATGTACCTGGGCAGGGCtcatccctcccagcacctcatCACCACCCAG TTCTCAGTGTACGTGCTGGACGAGCGGTTGCCGCTGGTGCCCATGCTGAAGTGGCCGCACATGATGAAGGCCCCACCTCTCTTTGCCCACCTGTTGCCGGGTGGCCCTGGAAGGAGCCATAAGGTGCTGCTTGGCACATCCTGcacccaggagctgctgctgctgcaatacCGGG GGGGCAGCCAGTCGGCCTGCCAGCTGGCAGGGCCTCCGGAGAAGCTGCACAGCGTCactggctgcctgcagcacctgCCCACCCAGCTCCCACACCGCCACCGCCTGCTCTGGCAGCACCTCGGCACCCCGTCTGCTG GGCTGGCCGCCACACTGCAGGAGGACGGGCTGCAGGAGTCCCTGCTGGTTTTCCAGCTCTCCGAGGCCGGGGATGTCTTCTGCCAGAGGCTGAGCCACGAGGCAGCACAGCCCCCTGTGCCCGTGGTGGGGGATGAGGCCACGGCAGCCCccagctcttcccctctctttgaGGCTGCAGCCAGCGGCCGGCTGGTCCCGGGCAGCgagggagaagaaaatgaagaggagcaggaggaagaacaAACCTTCTATTTGTCCAACCTCGAGGTGATTATCGATGAGGAGGAGCaggtggaggaggtggtggtcgaggaggaggaggaggaggaggtcgaggaggagaaggaggtcGAGGAGGAGGTGCAGgcggaggaggcagcgggcacGGCAGCTGCCCCGGAGGAAGCGGAACCGCCCCGGGAGCGCTGGCCCAGCCCCCGGCCCTCCCCAGCGGTGCCCGGCCCTGCCGTGGCCCTGCGGTCACACGACTGGCTGAAGGCTCTTCCCGAGGGCTGCGGGGAGCACCCCCGGCAAGTCTGGTGCCCCCTCCTGAGCCAGAATCGCCTTTTCACCCGCAAAGAGCCGGAGGCACCGGTGGGCCCCAGCGCCCTGCACGGGCGGGCACGGCAGTGGCTGTGCCGGGCCATGCGGGAAGGGGGCCGCATCCAGCACTGGGAGCCCCCGGCCCCACCGCAGCCCCCGGAGCCGGCGGGGTGTCCCGAGGACCCTCTGAGCAGCCGCCTGATGGCAGCCTGGTCTGGGGACTGGGGGCAGTGGTGGGAGGAGAGGACGAGCTTCAACATGGCACAGCGGctgcgggagcggcggcggcggcacaaGCGAGCCCGGGGCCGGTGCAGCCTTTCGTCCAGCTTCATCTCCTCCCTCACCTATCAGTCTGAGCTGTCAGAGCTGAGCGATGTGgcccccccaccgccgccgccgctttcccccagcagcccctccgTGCTCCCATGGGAGAACTCCCCACGGGACAGCAGCCCTCCGGCAGCACCAGTGACCGACGaagccctgctctcctcccagaGCCTGCGCCGCCGCGGCATCCCCAAGGAGCGGCGGAAGACGCTGCGGGACTACCTGGGGCTGTGGACTGAGGCCCCCCCTGACCCCTCAGAGCCCCCTGGCAGCCAGGCCAGCCAGCTCTGCACCCCCTCCTCCCAGAGCCAGCTCTCCTCCGCCTCTCAGCCCCACCGCAAACGCCCGCGCGTGGGCTTCTGA
- the LOC141937651 gene encoding TATA box-binding protein-associated factor, RNA polymerase I, subunit C-like isoform X1, translating into MEFPASLFPSYFSAGPPREEGGPSRAAGWGEQRQVLGAGPSRRQAASTFVLRRGGTGESWEAADGAAVPFLPPSASCWVPSLAPEDILYHGALRMKLRAGKSGAALNFTRQLGHFFVDHPEDAFGALGQLLHKNIYLGNSRLRQRQGQDSTIRMTALKEKVNGLQIRCSCPWQHHTCHMRWISHLCRNWLFEVPLGLLADCVHEELLLQWADLLFDDSPTGGALAWLPLEDMGAHTGRLVYPGGQAMNHLCILPHGVALGREGGVRVALPLASTPDFQDVVLEELPRAQGPPVQFELNGRVWQVAAARVDGEDFVGVRSDYHCGVWRVPGRTGAAPTPLQVIRTDVPASCLTVSPHLPGELAVCTQSGAVYLWNVETGLQRLRHDPQTMFFRDHSPWRWSDFTAHPRVLSCADRTGLRCLDGRAPERCHFDLFKVGEEAGCQQGERVVLPMYLGRAHPSQHLITTQFSVYVLDERLPLVPMLKWPHMMKAPPLFAHLLPGGPGRSHKVLLGTSCTQELLLLQYRGGSQSACQLAGPPEKLHSVTGCLQHLPTQLPHRHRLLWQHLGTPSAGLAATLQEDGLQESLLVFQLSEAGDVFCQRLSHEAAQPPVPVVGDEATAAPSSSPLFEAAASGRLVPGSEGEENEEEQEEEQTFYLSNLEVIIDEEEQVEEVVVEEEEEEEVEEEKEVEEEVQAEEAAGTAAAPEEAEPPRERWPSPRPSPAVPGPAVALRSHDWLKALPEGCGEHPRQVWCPLLSQNRLFTRKEPEAPVGPSALHGRARQWLCRAMREGGRIQHWEPPAPPQPPEPAGCPEDPLSSRLMAAWSGDWGQWWEERTSFNMAQRLRERRRRHKRARGRCSLSSSFISSLTYQSELSELSDVAPPPPPPLSPSSPSVLPWENSPRDSSPPAAPVTDEALLSSQSLRRRGIPKERRKTLRDYLGLWTEAPPDPSEPPGSQASQLCTPSSQSQLSSASQPHRKRPRVGF; encoded by the exons ATGGAGTTCCCggcttctctcttcccctcctaTTTCAGCGCTggccccccccgggaggagggggGTCCCTCTCGGGCCGCCGGCTGGGGCGAGCAGAGGCAGGTGCTGGGAGCCGGCCCCAGTCGCCGCCAG gcCGCGTCGACGTTCGTGCTCCGGCGCGGCGGGACGGGCGAGAGCTGGGAAGCCGCCGACGGGGCTGCCGTGCCCTTCCTGCCTCCCAGCGCGA gctgctGGGTCCCCTCGCTCGCACCTGAGGACATCCTCTACCACGGTGCCCTGCGGATGAAGCTCCGGGCAGGCAAGTCCGGGGCTGCTCTGAATTTCACCAGACAG CTGGGCCACTTCTTTGTGGATCACCCCGAAGATGCGTTTGGCgccctggggcagctgctgcACAAGAACATCTACCTGGGCAACTCCAGGCTGAGG CAGAGACAGGGCCAGGACAGCACCATTCGGATGACAGCCCTGAAGGAGAAAGTCAACGGTCTGCAGATCAGATG cagctgcccctggCAGCACCACACCTGCCACATGCGCTGGATCTCCCACCTCTGCCGCAACTGGCTTTTTGAGGTGCCATTGGGGCTGCTGGCGGACTGCGTGCacgaggagctgctgctgcagtgggccGACCTGCTATTTGATGACAGCCCCACGGGGGGGGCGCTGGCCTGGCTGCCCCTCGAAGACATGGGGGCACACACAGGCCGCCTGGTGTACCCTGGAGGGCAGGCCATGAACCACCTCTGTATCCTTCCCCAcggggtggccctggggagggaagggggggttcGTGTTGCACTGCCCTTAGCCAGCACCCCAGATTTCCAGGACgtggtgctggaggagctgcctCGCGCCCAGGGCCCCCCGGTGCAGTTTGAGCTCAACGGGCGCGTCTGGCAAGTGGCTGCCGCCCGGGTGGATGGGGAAG ATTTCGTCGGCGTGCGCTCGGACTATCACTGTGGTGTTTGGAGGGTGCCTGGCAGGACGGGGGCGGCCCCCACGCCGCTGCAGGTTATCCGCACTGACGTGCCAGCCTCCTGCCTCACCGTCAG CCCTCACCTCCCCGGGGAGCTGGCAGTCTGCACCCAGAGCGGAGCCGTCTACCTCTGGAACGTCGAGACGGG gctgcagcggCTCCGCCATGACCCCCAGACCATGTTTTTTCGGGACCATTCGCCCTGGCGCTGGAGCGACTTCACCGCCCACCCGCgggtgctgagctgtgctgacCGCACCGGCCTGCGGTGCCTGGACGGCCGG GCCCCCGAGAGATGCCACTTTGACTTGTTCAAGGTGGGCGAGGAAGCCGGCTGCCAGCAGGGTGAGCGTGTGGTGCTGCCAATGTACCTGGGCAGGGCtcatccctcccagcacctcatCACCACCCAG TTCTCAGTGTACGTGCTGGACGAGCGGTTGCCGCTGGTGCCCATGCTGAAGTGGCCGCACATGATGAAGGCCCCACCTCTCTTTGCCCACCTGTTGCCGGGTGGCCCTGGAAGGAGCCATAAGGTGCTGCTTGGCACATCCTGcacccaggagctgctgctgctgcaatacCGGG GGGGCAGCCAGTCGGCCTGCCAGCTGGCAGGGCCTCCGGAGAAGCTGCACAGCGTCactggctgcctgcagcacctgCCCACCCAGCTCCCACACCGCCACCGCCTGCTCTGGCAGCACCTCGGCACCCCGTCTGCTG GGCTGGCCGCCACACTGCAGGAGGACGGGCTGCAGGAGTCCCTGCTGGTTTTCCAGCTCTCCGAGGCCGGGGATGTCTTCTGCCAGAGGCTGAGCCACGAGGCAGCACAGCCCCCTGTGCCCGTGGTGGGGGATGAGGCCACGGCAGCCCccagctcttcccctctctttgaGGCTGCAGCCAGCGGCCGGCTGGTCCCGGGCAGCgagggagaagaaaatgaagaggagcaggaggaagaacaAACCTTCTATTTGTCCAACCTCGAGGTGATTATCGATGAGGAGGAGCaggtggaggaggtggtggtcgaggaggaggaggaggaggaggtcgaggaggagaaggaggtcGAGGAGGAGGTGCAGgcggaggaggcagcgggcacGGCAGCTGCCCCGGAGGAAGCGGAACCGCCCCGGGAGCGCTGGCCCAGCCCCCGGCCCTCCCCAGCGGTGCCCGGCCCTGCCGTGGCCCTGCGGTCACACGACTGGCTGAAGGCTCTTCCCGAGGGCTGCGGGGAGCACCCCCGGCAAGTCTGGTGCCCCCTCCTGAGCCAGAATCGCCTTTTCACCCGCAAAGAGCCGGAGGCACCGGTGGGCCCCAGCGCCCTGCACGGGCGGGCACGGCAGTGGCTGTGCCGGGCCATGCGGGAAGGGGGCCGCATCCAGCACTGGGAGCCCCCGGCCCCACCGCAGCCCCCGGAGCCGGCGGGGTGTCCCGAGGACCCTCTGAGCAGCCGCCTGATGGCAGCCTGGTCTGGGGACTGGGGGCAGTGGTGGGAGGAGAGGACGAGCTTCAACATGGCACAGCGGctgcgggagcggcggcggcggcacaaGCGAGCCCGGGGCCGGTGCAGCCTTTCGTCCAGCTTCATCTCCTCCCTCACCTATCAGTCTGAGCTGTCAGAGCTGAGCGATGTGgcccccccaccgccgccgccgctttcccccagcagcccctccgTGCTCCCATGGGAGAACTCCCCACGGGACAGCAGCCCTCCGGCAGCACCAGTGACCGACGaagccctgctctcctcccagaGCCTGCGCCGCCGCGGCATCCCCAAGGAGCGGCGGAAGACGCTGCGGGACTACCTGGGGCTGTGGACTGAGGCCCCCCCTGACCCCTCAGAGCCCCCTGGCAGCCAGGCCAGCCAGCTCTGCACCCCCTCCTCCCAGAGCCAGCTCTCCTCCGCCTCTCAGCCCCACCGCAAACGCCCGCGCGTGGGCTTCTGA